Proteins from a genomic interval of Haemophilus parainfluenzae T3T1:
- the pflB gene encoding formate C-acetyltransferase: MSELNEAQKVAWTGFVAGDWQENVNVRDFIQKNYTPYEGDDSFLAGPTEATTKLWETVMEGIKVENRTHAPLDFDEHTPSTIISHAPGYINKDLEKIVGLQTDAPLKRAIMPFGGIKMVDGSCKVYGRELNPEVKKIFTEYRKTHNQGVFDVYTPDILRCRKSGVLTGLPDAYGRGRIIGDYRRVALYGVDFLMKDKYAQFSSLQKDLEDGVNLEATIRLREEIAEQHRALGQMKQMAASYGYDISNPATNAKEAIQWMYFAYLAAIKSQNGAAMSFGRTATFIDIYIERDLKAGKITETEAQELVDHLVMKLRMVRFLRTPEYDQLFSGDPMWATETIAGMGLDGRTLVTKNTFRILHTLYNMGTSPEPNLTILWSEQLPENFKRFCAKVSIDTSSVQYENDDLMRPDFNNDDYAIACCVSPMVVGKQMQFFGARANLAKTLLYAINGGIDEKLGMQVGPKTAPITDEVLDFDTVMTRMDSFMDWLAKQYVTALNIIHYMHDKYSYEAALMALHDRDVYRTMACGIAGLSVAADSLSAIKYAKVKPVRGDIKDKDGNVVASNVAIDFEIEGEYPQYGNNDNRVDDIACDLVERFMKKIQKLKTYRNAVPTQSVLTITSNVVYGKKTGNTPDGRRSGAPFGPGANPMHGRDQKGAVASLTSVAKLPFAYAKDGISYTFSIVPNALGKDAEAQRRNLAGLMDGYFHHEATVEGGQHLNVNVLNREMLLDAMENPDKYPQLTIRVSGYAVRFNSLTKEQQQDVVTRTFTESF, from the coding sequence AAACCGCACTCACGCGCCATTAGACTTTGACGAACATACGCCTTCAACGATTATTTCTCACGCTCCAGGCTACATCAATAAAGACTTGGAGAAAATCGTAGGTCTTCAAACTGATGCTCCATTAAAACGTGCCATTATGCCATTTGGTGGTATTAAAATGGTGGATGGTTCATGTAAAGTTTACGGTCGTGAATTAAATCCTGAAGTGAAAAAAATCTTCACTGAATACCGTAAAACACATAACCAAGGTGTATTCGATGTTTATACGCCAGACATTTTACGTTGCCGTAAATCAGGTGTATTAACTGGTCTCCCTGATGCTTACGGTCGTGGCCGTATCATCGGTGACTACCGTCGTGTAGCACTTTACGGTGTAGACTTCTTAATGAAAGATAAATACGCACAATTCTCTTCTTTACAAAAAGACTTAGAAGATGGCGTAAATCTTGAAGCAACTATCCGTTTACGTGAAGAAATCGCAGAACAACACCGTGCATTAGGCCAAATGAAACAAATGGCAGCAAGCTACGGTTACGATATTTCTAACCCAGCAACCAATGCTAAAGAAGCCATTCAATGGATGTACTTTGCTTACTTAGCTGCAATCAAATCACAAAACGGTGCAGCGATGTCATTCGGTCGTACTGCAACCTTCATCGATATCTATATCGAACGTGATTTAAAAGCGGGTAAAATTACTGAAACTGAAGCGCAAGAATTAGTTGACCACTTAGTCATGAAACTTCGTATGGTTCGTTTCTTACGTACACCAGAATACGATCAATTATTCTCTGGTGACCCAATGTGGGCAACTGAAACCATCGCAGGTATGGGGTTAGACGGCCGTACATTAGTAACCAAAAATACCTTCCGTATTTTACACACCCTTTACAACATGGGTACTTCTCCAGAACCAAACTTAACAATTCTTTGGTCTGAACAATTACCTGAAAACTTCAAACGTTTCTGTGCGAAAGTATCGATTGATACATCATCAGTTCAATACGAAAATGATGATTTAATGCGTCCAGACTTCAACAATGATGACTACGCAATCGCATGTTGTGTATCACCAATGGTTGTGGGTAAACAAATGCAATTCTTCGGTGCGCGTGCAAACTTAGCGAAAACATTGTTATACGCAATCAACGGCGGTATTGATGAAAAATTAGGTATGCAAGTTGGTCCGAAAACTGCACCAATCACTGATGAAGTGTTAGATTTCGACACAGTCATGACTCGTATGGACAGCTTTATGGATTGGTTGGCAAAACAATATGTGACTGCCTTAAACATCATCCACTATATGCACGATAAATATTCATACGAAGCTGCATTAATGGCGTTACATGATCGTGATGTATACCGTACTATGGCTTGTGGTATCGCAGGTCTTTCTGTTGCAGCAGACTCACTTTCAGCAATTAAATATGCGAAAGTTAAACCTGTTCGTGGCGACATCAAAGATAAAGATGGCAATGTTGTAGCAAGCAACGTAGCAATCGACTTCGAAATCGAAGGTGAATATCCACAATATGGTAACAACGACAACCGTGTTGATGACATCGCTTGTGACTTAGTTGAACGTTTCATGAAGAAAATTCAAAAACTTAAAACTTACCGCAACGCTGTGCCTACACAATCTGTATTAACCATTACTTCTAACGTAGTTTATGGTAAGAAAACAGGTAACACCCCAGATGGTCGTCGCTCAGGTGCGCCATTCGGACCAGGTGCGAACCCAATGCACGGTCGTGACCAAAAAGGTGCGGTAGCGTCATTAACTTCTGTGGCTAAACTTCCATTTGCTTACGCGAAAGATGGTATTTCTTACACCTTCTCAATCGTACCAAATGCGTTAGGTAAAGATGCAGAAGCACAACGTCGCAACCTTGCTGGCTTAATGGATGGTTACTTCCACCATGAAGCAACAGTAGAGGGCGGTCAACACTTAAACGTGAACGTGTTAAACCGTGAAATGTTATTAGATGCAATGGAAAATCCGGATAAATATCCGCAATTAACCATTCGTGTATCTGGTTACGCAGTACGTTTCAACTCTTTAACTAAAGAGCAACAACAAGACGTCGTCACTCGTACATTCACAGAATCGTTCTAA